Proteins from a single region of Tachyglossus aculeatus isolate mTacAcu1 unplaced genomic scaffold, mTacAcu1.pri scaffold_349_arrow_ctg1, whole genome shotgun sequence:
- the LOC119923881 gene encoding vomeronasal type-1 receptor 45-like → MSIDEAQEVCFLFQNGVGIIGNSLLNMLYLSSFILGSKLKPTDLVIIHLALVHTVILLTRWITRTAGIWGLKLVQTNAECKLFAYVYRITRGLSICNTSLLSMVQAITISLTTAYLFQLKHKFPPFILPALAILWIPNMLISTNLLYQVVTSHNATSIEGNCYIVPLNKLLEGPILTFMALRDILSLGLMSCSSGYMILRLHQHRRQVKHLHSTRKTPETSPERRATETIVLLVSCFVVFYCGDFVLSLFLATSMKNNITFLNTNMFVVSGYATVSPFVLLTCDTRVIKFLGDFLRNKT, encoded by the coding sequence ATGAGCATTGACGAGGCTCAGGAAGTCTGTTTCCTCTTCCAGAACGGAGTAGGTATCATCGGGAACTCCCTTCTCAACATGCTTTATCTCTCGTCGTTCATCCTGGGTTCCAAACTAAAGCCTACAGACCTGGTCATCATTCACCTAGCTCTGGTCCACACCGTGATTCTTCTTACAAGATGGATCACCAGAACAGCAGGAATTTGGGGGCTGAAGCTTGTACAGACCAATGCTGAGTGTAAGCTGTTTGCATATGTCTACCGCATCACGCGGGGCCTCTCCATCTGTAACACTTCCCTACTGAGCATggtccaggccatcaccatcagtctTACCACCGCCTATTTGTTCCAGCTCAAACATAAGTTCCCACCCTTCATCCTCCCAGCCTTAGCCATCTTGTGGATTCCAAACATGCTGATAAGCACCAACCTTTTGTACCAAGTGGTCACTTCACATAATGCAACCAGCATTGAGGGCAATTGTTACATTGTGCCCTTaaacaaactccttgagggtccgATTCTCACCTTCATGGCTCTCCGTGACATACTCTCTCTGGGGCTAATGAGCTGCTCTAGTGGCTACATGATCCTCCGCCTGCATCAACACAGGCGCCAGGTCAAGCATCTCCATAGTACCAGGAAAACCCCTGAAACATCACCAGAGAGACGAGCCACCGAGACCATTGTGCTGCTCGTGAGCTGCTTTGTAGTCTTCTACTGTGGAGACTTTGTCCTTTCCCTGTTTCTAGCTACATCCATGAAGAATAATATCACCTTTCTTAATACTAACATGTTTGTGGTCAGTGGATATGCAACTGTCAGCCCCTTTGTCTTGCTCACCTGTGACACAAGAGTCATCAAGTTCCTGGGTGATTTTCTGAGGAATAAGACCTGA